A region of Triplophysa rosa linkage group LG16, Trosa_1v2, whole genome shotgun sequence DNA encodes the following proteins:
- the LOC130567141 gene encoding sialidase-1-like isoform X1 — translation MCFKMKRTRYISAEMGFTEFTAVFVVLLVDLGGLDAVTFNPKLCVFAQSSQIDPVIVDEQMLWIGGGAGEVHTYRIPLLTFTPQGHLLAFAEARKTSSTDMEAKFIALRHSTDRGATWSPTSFIVDDGSQTDGVNLGSVVVDEETGAVILIYSLCFYRYHCSPPQTMMTESLDDGLTWSAPRNLNPQLGIKSFIPGPGFGIQKRHPPAVGRLVVCGHGTLAGDGVFCILSDDHGRTWRNGAALKSIPYNQNKQDLDFNPDECQPVELDDGSIYVSVRNQNHYHCRCRIVVLSLDGGESLPVEQLVFDTALVDSAVAAGALQKDAVLYFTNPANSHDRVNLTLRWSLDHGKSWLNNTLKIWDGPSGYSCIASNKDNGTDNHIYVIYEKGQKDYCETISFIKINLHSDL, via the exons AATCCAAAG CTTTGTGTGTTTGCGCAGAGCTCACAGATTGACCCTGTTATCGTAGATGAGCAGATGCTCTGGATTGGCGGTGGGGCAGGAGAAGTTCACACATACAGGATTCCCTTGCTCACCTTCACTCCTCAGGGACATTTACTGGCTTTTGCAGAGGCTCGGAAGACATCTTCTACAGACATGGAGGCCAAATTCATAGCTCTGCGCCACTCTACAGACAGAG GAGCAACCTGGTCACCAACATCCTTCATAGTAGACGATGGCTCACAGACTGATGGGGTGAATCTGGGTTCAGTTGTAGTGGATGAAGAGACTGGAGCTGTGATACTCATTTACTCTCTGTGCTTTTACCGCTATCACTGCAGCCCCCCTCAGACCATGATGACAGAAAGCCTGGACGACGGTCTGACCTGGAGCGCCCCGCGAAACCTCAATCCACAGCTGGGGATCAAGAGCTTCATCCCTGGTCCTGGTTTTGGAATACAG AAGCGTCACCCCCCTGCTGTTGGTCGTCTGGTAGTATGTGGTCATGGTACTCTAGCTGGTGACGGGGTCTTCTGCATCCTGAGCGATGATCATGGCCGTACTTGGAGGAATGGAGCTGCGCTGAAAAGCATCCCTTACAACCAAAACAAGCAAGATCTAGATTTTAATCCAGATGAATGTCAG cCAGTCGAACTAGATGATGGAAGTATATACGTAAGTGTGCGTAACCAGAACCACTATCACTGCCGCTGTCGTATAGTTGTGCTCAGTCTGGATGGAGGAGAGTCTCTGCCGGTGGAGCAGCTGGTGTTTGATACAGCACTGGTGGATTCTGCAGTTGCAGCTGGAGCTTTACAGAAAGATGCAGTCCTGTACTTCACCAATCCTGCCAATTCACATGACA GAGTTAACCTCACCCTTCGCTGGTCTCTGGATCATGGTAAATCATGGTTGAATAATACTCTGAAGATCTGGGATGGGCCAAGTGGATACTCCTGTATAGCATCAAATAAAGACAATGGAACCGACAATCACATTTATGTTATATATGAAAAAGGCCAAAAAGACTATTGTGAGACAAtctcttttataaaaataaatctgcacagTGACCTTTAA
- the LOC130567141 gene encoding sialidase-1-like isoform X2 → MCFKMKRTRYISAEMGFTEFTAVFVVLLVDLGGLDAVTFNPKSSQIDPVIVDEQMLWIGGGAGEVHTYRIPLLTFTPQGHLLAFAEARKTSSTDMEAKFIALRHSTDRGATWSPTSFIVDDGSQTDGVNLGSVVVDEETGAVILIYSLCFYRYHCSPPQTMMTESLDDGLTWSAPRNLNPQLGIKSFIPGPGFGIQKRHPPAVGRLVVCGHGTLAGDGVFCILSDDHGRTWRNGAALKSIPYNQNKQDLDFNPDECQPVELDDGSIYVSVRNQNHYHCRCRIVVLSLDGGESLPVEQLVFDTALVDSAVAAGALQKDAVLYFTNPANSHDRVNLTLRWSLDHGKSWLNNTLKIWDGPSGYSCIASNKDNGTDNHIYVIYEKGQKDYCETISFIKINLHSDL, encoded by the exons AATCCAAAG AGCTCACAGATTGACCCTGTTATCGTAGATGAGCAGATGCTCTGGATTGGCGGTGGGGCAGGAGAAGTTCACACATACAGGATTCCCTTGCTCACCTTCACTCCTCAGGGACATTTACTGGCTTTTGCAGAGGCTCGGAAGACATCTTCTACAGACATGGAGGCCAAATTCATAGCTCTGCGCCACTCTACAGACAGAG GAGCAACCTGGTCACCAACATCCTTCATAGTAGACGATGGCTCACAGACTGATGGGGTGAATCTGGGTTCAGTTGTAGTGGATGAAGAGACTGGAGCTGTGATACTCATTTACTCTCTGTGCTTTTACCGCTATCACTGCAGCCCCCCTCAGACCATGATGACAGAAAGCCTGGACGACGGTCTGACCTGGAGCGCCCCGCGAAACCTCAATCCACAGCTGGGGATCAAGAGCTTCATCCCTGGTCCTGGTTTTGGAATACAG AAGCGTCACCCCCCTGCTGTTGGTCGTCTGGTAGTATGTGGTCATGGTACTCTAGCTGGTGACGGGGTCTTCTGCATCCTGAGCGATGATCATGGCCGTACTTGGAGGAATGGAGCTGCGCTGAAAAGCATCCCTTACAACCAAAACAAGCAAGATCTAGATTTTAATCCAGATGAATGTCAG cCAGTCGAACTAGATGATGGAAGTATATACGTAAGTGTGCGTAACCAGAACCACTATCACTGCCGCTGTCGTATAGTTGTGCTCAGTCTGGATGGAGGAGAGTCTCTGCCGGTGGAGCAGCTGGTGTTTGATACAGCACTGGTGGATTCTGCAGTTGCAGCTGGAGCTTTACAGAAAGATGCAGTCCTGTACTTCACCAATCCTGCCAATTCACATGACA GAGTTAACCTCACCCTTCGCTGGTCTCTGGATCATGGTAAATCATGGTTGAATAATACTCTGAAGATCTGGGATGGGCCAAGTGGATACTCCTGTATAGCATCAAATAAAGACAATGGAACCGACAATCACATTTATGTTATATATGAAAAAGGCCAAAAAGACTATTGTGAGACAAtctcttttataaaaataaatctgcacagTGACCTTTAA